TTCTTCTTTCTTTCCAATGGGAATTCTCAACGGATAGGTGACGCCCGGAAGCGTCTGCTGTCTCAATTCGGGATTCAATTCCACTAGCAGGTCCTGTCCGACTTCGAGAGCGTCCGCGATTTTCTGCAGGTGTACCTGTCTGGATACCGGTATGGTTTCATATGGGATTGGCGGGTCGGGCGTTACTCCGGACAAACCATATTTCCCGGGATCAGAAACGATATGCAGGACCGCCAGAAACCGCGGCACATATCGGGCGGTTTCGCAGGGCAATTGTTTATAGAGATCCCAGAAATTGTCCAGATAATTGATTCCCTGTGTTCTGATCGTCCGCAAGACACGACCTTCCCCGCTGTTGTATGCCGCCAGTACAGTGGACCAGTCGCCAAACATCTGGTGCAGTGCCGTCAGGTATTTGATCGCCGCTTCAGTGGACTTTTCAGGGTCCATGCGCTCATCAATAAACCCATCCCGCTCCAGACCGAACTTGTAGCCGGTAGAAGGGATAAATTGCCATAATCCCAGGGCGCGGGCTTTTGAAAAAGCATTGGGTTTGAAACCGCTTTCTATTAAAGGCAGCCAGGACAGCTCGACAGGCAGTCCGGCTTTTGAAAACTCTTCAACAATATAAGGCCTGTATTTCCCGGAGCGCCGGTAAGCATTGATGAAGAATTCTCGCTCAGCTCCTTGAGTAAACGAATCAATCTCCCGTTGAACCTCGCTGTTCATCGTCAGTGGAATGGCGTTATAGTCTCCATTGACGACGCTGTTTCGGGAAGCATATATTTCCAGAATACGTTTTGAAATCAGAAATCGGATATCCTCTTTCTGCTGCATCAGTTCCGTGATGTCGCTTTCGTCTATTTTTAAAAGAAGCGTATAGGCCGTATCGAGTGTCTGGATAGCATTGTCAAAGTCGCCCTTTTGCCAGAAGTCCTGTGATGCGTTACACAGTTCAAGCGCTTCGTCGAGTATGGATTGGCTTTGAGCATCTACGGTCTTTTCCACATTCTGGCAACTCATTTCCTCGGCAGTCCTGTTTTTTTCGGCAGCCACGTCCGGGGCAGTTATCATGCTTGTGGCCTTGTACCCAGACGGTTTCTGACGAACCGCATTGCACCCACCCAAGAAGAGGGATGCAGTAAAAAGTAAGACGACAAACTGGTTGTATCGATTCATTGATAAAAACCTAAATTAAAAGAGATGAGGTCTGGTAATACGGAGCGGTGCTCCAGGGACTTTTTGCAAAAACTTCCGACTGAATCATATGGTCGTGCTGCCCGATAAAAAGTTTTGGCCGTTGCTGCTTGCAAATTAAAATTTATGTAAATGGTATCCGGTGCTATGTCAAGAAAAACCCGGTTATCTCTTCCAGATTATTAGGCGGAATTTGTTCTTGCTAAATAATCAGATTGGCGATAAATATTCGCCGGGTAAAAGGGCTCCCATAAACGTTT
This genomic stretch from Thermodesulfobacteriota bacterium harbors:
- a CDS encoding LysM peptidoglycan-binding domain-containing protein encodes the protein MNRYNQFVVLLFTASLFLGGCNAVRQKPSGYKATSMITAPDVAAEKNRTAEEMSCQNVEKTVDAQSQSILDEALELCNASQDFWQKGDFDNAIQTLDTAYTLLLKIDESDITELMQQKEDIRFLISKRILEIYASRNSVVNGDYNAIPLTMNSEVQREIDSFTQGAEREFFINAYRRSGKYRPYIVEEFSKAGLPVELSWLPLIESGFKPNAFSKARALGLWQFIPSTGYKFGLERDGFIDERMDPEKSTEAAIKYLTALHQMFGDWSTVLAAYNSGEGRVLRTIRTQGINYLDNFWDLYKQLPCETARYVPRFLAVLHIVSDPGKYGLSGVTPDPPIPYETIPVSRQVHLQKIADALEVGQDLLVELNPELRQQTLPGVTYPLRIPIGKKEELLAAIDSLPVSSARYEPESGPAYHRVKSGESLSTIARRYKTTIQKITLANNITKKSTLKPGQLLKIPDARGRVSATTSEMAPKTARKITQHVVSRGDSLWNIAQRYGTTVSTIQRLNNLSSTALSVGQVLQLTEESKKTYRVKSGDTPFIIAQKHDMTLEQFLELNKMTKNSTIFPKQSVYVK